DNA from Rubripirellula lacrimiformis:
TACGCGACGCAGCGCCGCGGTGGCATGGCGTGAATGATTGGCCGGGTGAATCTCTGCGTCGGTGTGGCCAGTCGGGCGTGTACCGTTGGTTTCTGCCCCGGCATGCTGGGGGAATGGAATGGTCGGATACCGATCAAACGCGCGGTTATCTGCGACTAGCCGAAGCCGACCTGACCACCACATTCATCATTACGCAGTACATGGGTGCGATTCGCCGCATCGTCAGCAGCGGTAACCAATCGATCATGGATCGATATGTCGAATCGCTGTCGTCCGGCAAACAATTTGGCACCGTCGGGATCAGCCACCTGACCACCAGCCGTCGGCACCTGGCCAAACCCGTGCTGATGGCTACCGAAACCAAAGACGGATTTCGATTGGACGGAATGTCGCCGTGGGTCACCGGAGCTCCGCATGCGGACGTGTACGTCATCGGGGCCACCCTGGATGACGGACGTCAGATTCTTGCTGCGGTACCGTCCGATTTGCCGGGAGTGGTTTCCGGAGCGGGAACAGAATTGATTGCGTTGTCGGCCAGTTGCACCGATCAAGTTCGTTTCGATGGGGTGTTGATTGATCACGCATCCCTATTGGCCGGGCCCGAAGACAACGTGATGACCGGCGGCAGCGGTGCGCGAACCGGCGGGCTTCAGACTTCGACCTTGGCGGTTGGGCTAGCGCGAGCGGCAGGAAACTATCTGGCATCCGAATCCGATCAACGACCGGACCTGCGCGAAGCGAGCGATGAGTTGACCAAGGACATTGATCAGTTGGAGGCATCGCTGCTTCGCGTCGGTCGGGAGGGTGATTCATCGGAAGGATGCGATCCATCGGAAATTCGTGGCCAGGCCAATCGACTGGTGCTGCGGACCACTCAAGCCGCGTTGACCGCCGCCAAGGGGGCCGGTTTTGTGCAGGGTCACTTAGTCGGCCGATTGTGCCAGCAAGCGCTGTTCTTTCTTGTCTGGAGCTGTCCAGCGCCGGTCGCCCAGTCGCATCTGTGTGAACTAGCGTTTGGAAGCGACCATCGAAGCGATTAAGCAACGAGCGATCAAGAATTGTCGTTTCTTTCTTCCCCCCTCTCTCTAACTCCCTCCCTGAATGAGCATTTTCTTCGTGCTGGCATCTTCGGATGCGGCCACATGCGAAGATGCCAGCGAGCGTGCGCCCGAGTTTCTGGCAGCGGAACACACCCAGGAAGGATGGGTGGTTCCGCTGCCAGCCGCGGAATAGACGGCAAGACTTTAGTTCTTTAACCATGCGACCCGCGGTGCATTCTCTTCACTCAGGGCGATCGCAACCCACCCGCCACGCAGTTCCAACTGGCTGACGGCCAACCCCTTCATCGCCGGATGCTGGGTTAGTACCGGTAGTGTCAGCGGCAACGGTCGGCTAGCCGCAAGCACTTTGTTGAAAATCGCTCGCACTGGCAATCGCTCTCGCATCGACATTCCAGGTCCACTGATTCGCAGATGGCCATCACGAACCAGCGAAGCATCCAATCCGTCTACCTGCGGAATGTAGGCCGCACGGACGATGAACTGGGTCAGATCCACTCGCGTCCCTTGGCTCAACCGCACGATCCGCATCGTCACCCACAACTTGCCATCTTCGATTTCGACTGTGATTGGTCGAGTTCGTGCAAATTGGATCGTGACGCCTTCGGGCATATCCTCGGGCATCGAGAATTCTTTGCCGAACATTCCGGCACCATGGGCGATGACGTCTTCGATCGGCATCGGTTGATCACGTGGTACCAACTGTTCCAGCGTGTTGTTGATGGCCGACTGGTGAACCTGCAGGCTCATCAAACTGGACTTCGGTGCCCGAGGTCGCGGGGTGAACGCAGCAAGTTGCCAATCCCCAGCCAATCGATAACGTGCCAACAGTCGATCGTTGGTGGTTTGCATATCGATCACTTGCGGATCCAACTTCAGTTTGCCGAGCGGCCCCAGCACCAAATTGGACAGTTGGTCCGTTGCAGAGGACACTTGTTCGTCCAAGCGTCCCTGCATCTCTGACGCAACTTCCTGTTTGATCTTGCTGCTAGCCATACGGTTCGAAATCGGTGCCATCTCGTCATACCGGCTCTCGGCAATGCTGCGGACCAAGGATCCCACCAATGGCCAGCGATCGTAGTCCGATCGAATGCCACGAAGCTTCATCCGTCCGTCGACGTCCACGTTCACATCGCCAGTGGCGATGCCGTTGCGTGACACGACGATCGGTGTCGCTGCGACAAATCGCGATGAACCAGTCGTATCAACCGCAACCGGACCACTGAAACCCGTCGATCGGGTGCTGACATGCCCCAACGTGCTAAGACGCAGCATCCATCGATCCGGTGATGGGGTCAGCGAGATCGCTAGATCGCTGTTGATCTGGCTGACTCCGCGGATACGGTTGCCCATCATGGTCGTGTTGACCGGCACATTTTGGGGATCGATCGACGGCAACATACGGTTCAGCATGTCTTCGCTGATCGCCATTCGCACGTTGGCGTTTCGATAGTAGGCCCCCAACGATTTTGCGATCGCGACGGCGGAATCATTCTCGGCAAACCGAAGCGTTTGCACAGCGTCGGCAATATCGATCGCGGCCAAATCGATCGCGTCGGTTTCTTGGCGTTCGATTTGTGCCAACAGATCCGCATAGTCCACGGCGCCACGAGCCCAGGGCCGAACCGTGTTGGCCAACTGGTTTACCGAATCACGATCCAACCATTGCAAATGTCCCTCTTGCAGTGCATGCCAGCTGAGTCGGGACAACAGTCGCTGGGCCACGATCGAACGTTCTTCGCGTTTGGCGACGTCACGATGGGTTGCCGTGGCAGCCTTTTCGATTTCGTCCAACAACAGGTACGAAGCCCAACCTTCGACGTCACCGGTTTCATGGAGGTCGGCTCGCACCGCCTCGATCGCCGCAACCACTTCGTCGATCACGACCAACAGCGATGCCGATCCATCGATCTGGTCGGTCACCATCCAAGTCGGCTGACTATCGCGAGTCACCGCCCATACCGGTTGCCAGACCTGGACACGGCGCGTCAGCCCATGAACGGCTCGCAGCCAATCCACTTGGGATTCACGATCTTCCAGGGCCTCGGCCGCCGCCTCGCCCTCGATCGCCAATTTGCCCAAGTCGCCGATCAGATCGCCAGCCCGTTGATCGCCCAGACGCGGCAGCGATCGAAGCGTTGCCAATTTGCTGGCGACGTCCTCTGACCACTGATGGATGGCGGGGTCGTTGGCTTGGTTGGCCAAGGCCGCCAATTGCGCGTCCAACTGCGTCGTCACAGGCCATCCGGCTGGCCAATCACTTGCCGATCGTTTGCTGACCGT
Protein-coding regions in this window:
- a CDS encoding acyl-CoA dehydrogenase family protein is translated as MSSQPLVESPTGPAMDALCESLRDAAPRWHGVNDWPGESLRRCGQSGVYRWFLPRHAGGMEWSDTDQTRGYLRLAEADLTTTFIITQYMGAIRRIVSSGNQSIMDRYVESLSSGKQFGTVGISHLTTSRRHLAKPVLMATETKDGFRLDGMSPWVTGAPHADVYVIGATLDDGRQILAAVPSDLPGVVSGAGTELIALSASCTDQVRFDGVLIDHASLLAGPEDNVMTGGSGARTGGLQTSTLAVGLARAAGNYLASESDQRPDLREASDELTKDIDQLEASLLRVGREGDSSEGCDPSEIRGQANRLVLRTTQAALTAAKGAGFVQGHLVGRLCQQALFFLVWSCPAPVAQSHLCELAFGSDHRSD